The genomic window CTGGATGGCAGCCTGAAACTCGCGCTCTGCTTCCAGCAAAAGTCCGCGATTCAAAAACTGTCTGCCATCCTTTACCAATGCGGCGGAGCGTTCCTGGCTAGGCAGAGCGGCCAGCCGCAGGTTTTGCATTTGCTCCATCTCAAAGGCGGCCTGGCGGAAACTGGCCTCGTTGTAGCTGCGTTTAATGCGCTCCAACGGCAGCTCAGGCGTCTGTGCCGCATTGGTAGCATTCTGCTGTTCCGTATGCAGCGTGTTGGCAAAGCTGGCAATGTCGGCGTCCTGTGGACGAAGCTTCATGGCCAGGTCTGCTTCCTTCATCGCGCCTGCAAGGTCGCCCCGTCGGCGGAGAGAAACAGCGAGGTTGAAGTGATAATCGGCGTCTTTCGGGTCTGCTGCTGCGGCTTGCTGAAAAAGAGATGTCCCATCGCGACCCCGGCGGGCTGCGGCCACGCCCTGGTTGTTGACTACTTCGGGCAGGGGAAGACGCGTCGTGTCAAAGGCAAAGGCGTCTTCAGCCTCAAGATATCTTCCGGTATAGAAAAAAGCCAATCCACGGTAAAAATCCGCTTCGAGTGCATTCGGGTCATCTTTTGGCAGATTCCCCAGAGTTGTTGCTGCCAGATCAAAGTTCTGGTTGGAAAAGTAGGCCTTTCCCAAGGCGAGCATTGCAGGATAAAAATGCGGCGCCAACCGCATGGCCTCGCGCAGATGACGGATGCGCTCATTCAGCGAATCCTCGGTCAGGCCACGGATGTAATTTTCAAAGGCGGCAACGGGAAGATCGGAGTCTGCATTAAGAAACGTCTGCTGCGCCACGGCATAGCTTGGGTCTAGCTGCCGGACCGTCATCCAGGCAAGGCTGTTCAACAGATCGAGCAGGCGCGTCATGTCCATTTGGATACTGATGGCATCGCCCAATTTCAATTCGGTCACATCCAGCACCTGCGCCGTTGCGTTGAGTGAATTTCCTGATGTGGTGAAAAAGCCAAAGATCACGTAGTCCGCATCGAGGGTCTGCGCGATGCGGATCGTGCTGGCGCGAGAAGGTTGAAAGTTGGCCGGCAGTCCCAGGCGATCGAGCGCATACAGGCGGTCGTTGCGGCTGATAGGAAGAAAGCCTGCCGCGCCAAGTCTACGGTTGAAGATTTCCGGAAAGGCCTCGCCAATCCAATTCAGGTCAGCCCGGCCGCTGTGGTTTTCAAAGGGCAGCACGAGTAGCAGTCGGCCGTGTTCGGCCGGCTCTGTTTCGGCATGGGGGCGTGAGGCAGCCGTAGCAGGTTGCTGGGCTGCGAGAACCGGCGCTGCGAGCAGCAGCAGACCGCAGATAAGGGAGCGAAATCGATTCAAAGGCCGCACTTCAAGGCTGATTATATTGGAACGGGTGCAGAGGAAGCCTTGCTTCCTGTGGGCGGTCAAAGCGAAGCACCGCCGCCCATTCCCCATGCTGCTCGCCGTGCCAGGTGATGATGCCGCCCAGCAGATGGGCGATGGAGCTTGGTGGCAGATCACGGTGGAAATCAAAATAGCGCGTATCCAGGGCCTCATTCCTGCGGCCCAGGCTTAGCCATGGATGTGGCGGGTCATACTTGGTGGAAAATACCAGGGCCACGGAGTATTCCGGAGCAAGCCGGGCGGCTGCTTTCACCTGATCAAAGGAGAAGTTGTCCACGGCAACAGTATCAATCGGATATGGAACGTAACCCAGCTCCGGTTTACGTAATTCATCGGTGACAGGCCATGCGGTCAGCACAACGGCTCCGGGATCATGCTGCACAATCTGCTGGATAGCGGCCTGGTGCAGCAGAATGACGTCCCTGTACGCCAGATTGTCTTCCGGAGCAAAGCGGTAGGGCGGATTGATGAAGATTCCTGCCAGAAAACCCGCCGCACATAGGGCAACGAGCGCGGGCCACATTTGGAACCGCCGGTAAAAAGTGTTGACACAGAGCAGCAAAACTAACGGGTACAAAGGCAGAAGATAGCGTGTAAGGAGTGCTCCACCCAGGACAGAAAATAGAACAAGATTGGCCAGAATCACGATATAGAAGGTGTTCTGAGCCTGAGTGGGAATGCGCTCCCGGCCATCAATCGGCGGCAGCATCATACATGCCAACATGAGGAGCACCGGCACAAACAGGTTCATATGTGCTGTTAATTGCAGCAGGCGATGGAAAAAGGCTAGCAAAACCCGCAATGGAAGAATCGTAGCTGTGGCGTTATAACGCAGGTATTCCGGATTGCCAAAGATGAAACCTGTGCGGTGCCAGTGCCAGGCATACCAGCAGGTGAGAGGAAGAATCGGGAGCAGAAGTGCGGCCCCCTGCAGCCACTGGCGCTGGCGTGACAATTGCGACGGAGGTTTGGTGCGGCTTGGGTTTGCAGCCAGAAGCATCATCTCCCAGACTGCCAAGGCCAGTGGAGTTACAACGGCCGTTTCTTTACACAGAGCTGCGAGTGAGAAACAGAAAACACACGCCCAGGTCTGTTTCTCCAGATAGAAAAGCAGCGCCCAGAGAGTGGCTGTAGCCGCAAAGAGGTCTGCATGGGCCAGAGAGCTTTGCACAAACCAGATGGGATATATCGTCGTAAGCAGAACCGTTGCCCATGCCACATGCCATTTCCGGGTCGTGTTTCTGCCCATTTGGAAAACAGCCAGCAGAGCGAGTGAGGCCATGGCGCACATGGCTGTTCGTGTAACCCAGGGGGCGAACCCGAAGACTTTCCACCAAAGTGCCAGATAGATCGAAGGCAGAGGAGGATGGGCGTTCGAGAGCGTTGAAAAGGGAATCAGTGCTCCGGTACGAAAAAAATCATACGCGGCAGGAATATAGTAGCCGGCTTCGTCCCAGTAGTATGGCAAATGGAGCAGCGGAAGGTGGGCTGCCAGAACAGCGGCAAAGATTGCAAAAAAAAGAGCGGCCTTTTTCATTTCGTCAGTTGTCATCATACGAAAGCCGAAGGCCGTTCTACGCACTGGATAGAATACGCAAACCTCCTAAGAGCTCCACTAGCAGAAGAAGGCATGCTACACGCAGAAGATGCCGCCCGATGCCATTCGAAAGGTCACCAGTTTGACCCGCCTCTTTAACCGTTGTTAATATTGAACTGCGGGGTGGAGCAGCCTGGTAGCTCGTTGGGCTCATAACCCAAAGGTCGTAGGTTCAAATCCTACCCCCGCAACCAAATCTTTCAATCACTTACAAGATTTGATTGCTCCCGGCAAGTCCCCGTTATCCCCCGATAGGAATGGCTGCAATTTACTGTAGCGTCGCAGATGCCTCGCCTGTGGCAGAGTTCTGCGAGTTGGGGCCAAATACCAGTCCTACAACCTGGCTGTTTGCTTGGCGTTTCGTTTCCGTCATGGCCCGCCCATAGACATTCATCGTCGTCTGGATCGAAGCGTGACGCATCAATTCCTGTTGCACCTTCATAGGAGCACCGGTCTCGTCGAGCCAGGAGCGGTAGGTGTGGCGAAAAGTGTGCCACCCAATGTCTTCTCCCAGTTTGGCGAGCTTTGCAGCCCGTTTGATCTGCGACTTCTGCAGGCTCTCCTGGTGGTACGGCCTCCCCGTGACCGGATTGGCAAAAACCCAATCTTCATCTCGCGGGAAGACTGAAGCAGAGCGCCATTGCAACAGCACCTCCGCCAGACGAGCATCGAGCGGAACATCGTCTCTTGAGTATTCCGTCTTCACGTCGTCCACCCTTCCGCCCACCACGCTTCTCTGGACCAGAACCGAGCGATTCTCGAAATTGAAATCGCCCCATTGCAAGCCCAGAATCTCGCTGACCCGAAGCCCCAGGCACTGCGCTACCAAAACCATCGTGCGGTAGGGTTCACCCCAGAAACTTGAGCAGTTCAAAGAACTCGTCCACGTCAAGAACCCGTGGCCGCTTGAGCCGTTTGCTTCCATTCTTCACGCGCACCAGAGAGACAGGGTTCTTGCCGAGTTCGATAATGCCCCACCGCTCCGCGCACTTGAAGACTTGGTGCATGATTCCCCGTACATGAGTCTTTGACTTTGGGGCCAGCGGCAAATCGTGCAACCACTGCTCCATCGCCATCGGTTTCAGCTTATCCACGGGGTGTTCTCCCCAACGTGGGCGGATGTGGACTCGGATGTTCGACAAGTGCGATTTCCGAGTCGAGTAACGCTCCGAGAGTTCCTGCTCGATATACCGGTCGAGCAAGGCTCCAAAAGACGCCGCCTCCACTTCCGCGCGTGGAGATTCTTCGTTGAGTCTAAGAAGAAGAGCTTGCGTGGCTTTCCGTGCTTGGGTCTCCGTTGTGAGCACACCGCGATCACCAAGGATCACGCTCTGCCGTTTACGCATCCCCTGAGAATCCGTTTCGTAATAGCGGAACTCCCACACGTCCGGTCCGCGCTCGCGCTTCCTCAACCGCAGACTTCCATATTGATACCGTGTCCGAACTAGCAAGGGTTGATCTCCTCTCTGGTTACGGGCACGAGTGGCTGATTCCAGCCTACTGTGCCTGGTCGTCGTCGAGTGGTTCGATCCTCGTGCCGGATCGGTAAAGGTCGGACGCCCGGAAGCGCCACAGCTTTCCTACGCGCACGCCGTGAACGATTCCATTTCGTGCGTAACGCTGAAGGGTCTTGGGGTGAACTTGAATGATGGCTGCCGCCCGATCACTGTTTAGCAGCGGTTCGAATGAAACGGGAGAATGAGGGGAATCGAACATGGTTCGCACACTCCTTAACACCACAATGTGTGGGGCCAAGACGCACTGTCAACCCACTGCTTGGGGCGCATTTTCATTCTCATGGATGCGGCGTGCGAAGCAAAAGCGAACGGTTGGGTACAGTAAGTGCATAGAGGTGCACCATTGTCATTCTTTGGCACTCATTGTCCTCGTGGATTTTCGATCTCACAAAAACGAAATTAGTTTCGGACCTCTATTCCACTGGACAAATCCCGCTGACATTCGCCAGACAGCTACAGAGTAGCAGGCAAAGCGAGTGATGCCACGACATCGCCTCGTGATGGAACAACTGCGAATCCGTCACCGTTCCGTCAAGGGAACGATCCTATGATCGTAGAGAGCCAGTACCTGTTTCACCATCGTCACGGGTTCTCCTCGGAAGGACTGGTCGGGCGCATTGGATAGAACTACTACAGCCAGACTATCGTCTGGGAAAATCGCGTTGAAGCAGTATCCCCCTGCGAAAGGGGCATAGCCGTTATGCCACACTTCACGGTGGGTTCCAATGGAAGTGGCGACGAAGCCCATCGCATATTCTAGGGGTTTTCCATCCGGCAACCTGCCGTTGGTCCAAAGCTCGCGCCGGGAACCCGAATCAAGTATCTTGTCGCTGAGCAGGGCCGAATCCCAACGAGCCAAATCTCGTGCCGTTGAAACGATGCTGCCGGCGCCATAGTACAGATCAAGGCTGACCGTGCGTTTCACAGGCCGGAAATTTCCATTACTGCCTTCGTACGGCGTCGCGGTTCCCGACTGGGCCGCAAATCCATTCCCGGATGAACTCATGCCGAGTGGGCCGAAAATATGATGAGCCAGAAAACTTGAATACGTAGTACCGGACGCACGGGCAACTACAGCGGCGAGCATCGCATAATTTGTGTTGCTATAAGCCCACTTTGCACCGGGGGCAAAATCAGGTTTATCTGTTCTCAAGAAATTGATGATTGTCTCAGGCGCAATACGTCCGGTAAGTGGCCAGGGATGTTCACGAGTATTCGGCTAATTATGCAGGCCAGAGTCCTGGTTCAAAAGCATCCGAAGAGTGATCCGGTCGGCATTGGGCATACTCGGGACATACTTTTCAAGCTTATCTTCAAGGGAAATCTTACCCTGCTGCGCGAGAAGAAGGATGGATACGGCAGTGAATTGCTTGGTAAGCGAGCCGATGGCGAAACGCGTGTCTGCCGTGACGGGTGATCTTGTCGCAAGGTTGGAAAATCCATATCCCTTAGCGAAGACAATACTTCCGCGCGACCACACGAGAAACGCGAAACCGGGTGCCCGATGGTGGTTATAAGCTTGTTCGCCAATTTGATCGAACGCGGACTTCGCCGGCCTTTCGGCGCTAACCATCACGGGACCACCCAGAGGCAAAATCAACAGGATACCGACAAGTCTCTGAGCGAGGCGACCCATGAATCTGATCCTACTATTCCTTGGGGCAGTCCTCAGTATCCGGCCCCTCATGCTCCAAAAGACATTCCCCGGATAGCAACAGCATAGCCGAGGCGCGGGCGGTGTCAAGGGCGGCTGCGCCGCCGCGAAGCGGTCAAGACCCTTGACACTGCCCTCTCCGCCTCGGCGCACAATCCCAATATCCGGGGAATGTCAGGTTTTTTGCTTCTCTCCGCAAGCATTCCGGGCTTCAGCGCCGTGCAGGCCGTAGCAGCCCAGTGCAGTCCGATACAGCGCGTCTCTCTCAACCAACGGTTGCAGAGCGTTTTAGCGATGAACTGCCATTGCCGGCGCGCCTGCTGGAACGCGCCCGTGTCGCAGAAGATCGGACAGCGCCAGTCCTCCGCCTGCCGCGCGAAGTACGCGCCACGCGCCGGGGAAGCGTTTGCAAACGTTCAATAGTGTCCGGGAATCGAGTAACAAGTTCCACAAATGTGGCGGCGAGCGGGCTGACCTGCCCTCCCTGCTCCCACTTCTCTACCGTGCGCGGGCTGACGCGCAGCATGTTCGCCCAGACCGCGCGGGAGACATTGAATTGCTCGCGAGCCGCAACGAAGAATTCCGCACCCGGAGATTGCTCCACATTGGGAACTGGTACAGCGTGGGAGCGAAGCGTCACCTTGCCCTCGCGCTGGGCTTTCATAGCCTCCACGCCTTCCATCAACTCGGCAAACAGATTCCGCTTTGTCGCGTTCTGCTTTTTCATTTCCTGCTCCTGGCCCTTCGCACGGCACGTTCCGCTTCGAGTAGCCGTCTTAACTGGTCTCGCTCCTCTTTCGTCATATCAGCAGCTTCATCTTTGTGATAAAGCGTCAGCAGCCAGATTTCCTCTTCTGACAAGAAGCGGTAGTAAATAATCCGCAGGCCGCCGCGCCTGCCCTTGCCGCGGCGTGAATCTCCCCACCGCAGCTTGCGAATGCCTCCGGCACCAGGCACCATGTCTCCGGCTTCGGGATTCTTCGCCAAGTACAGCTGCAAATCGGCGAATCCATCATCGTTGAGATAACGATCCCGATACCGCGCGAAGGCCGGCGCTTCGACGAACTGAAACCATCCCGTGCTGTTGCGCCTGGGGCCACTCTGTCTCCTCATTATACCCATGCTGGGTATAGTTCGCAAATTTCTCGTGCTGCGTCGCTGCTGTTCAACTACAAGCCCAGCCCAATATCGTGACCAATGTTTATTTCGTGGCGAGGGACGTGTGGTTCGATTTGATGGGCTGGAGCTTGCTGAATGCTGCGCTCTGGTTGGGGCAAATAAGCTTGCTCACGCGCCAACTCCGTGGCTGACGGACGCGCAGACGAGATTCCAAGTGATTCACGCAGTTGCTCACGGTCGCTGGTGACGATTGCGATTTCGCTGCGACCACGCGAAGCCCCGACGTAGAACAACTCCTGTTTCATGGCATCGGCTGACAGGATTACGCCGTCAACCGTTTTCCCCTGGCTGCGATGGGCGGTAATGGCGTAGCCGTGATCGAATAGGTGATAATTCGTCGGCAGTGTGCGACCATCCTCAAGTTGAATGCGTCCCCGCTCGATACCACGCACTGTCACCAGCTCGCCATTCGTCGCGCGGAAATCGGCATCTCGGCGATTGGCCGTAAGCATGAGCCGGTCGCCCGGAGCCACGTCAATGGATTGCCGCTGATAGACAGAAAAGGAGCGCGTCTGTGCCGGTGTAAAGCTCCTCTCCTCGCCGTGAGCATTGCGAGCGATCACCGTGCCAGAGTCAACACGGCTGACAGTGAGCGACTCGTGTTTCTCCATACCCCTCGCTGCTCGATGCACTACCAGCACCTGCCCCTCACGATAGTTCGCCAGATCACGTTTCTGGGCTTCCGTCCATTGCAAAGGGACATATCGATCCATCGTGACGCTTTGGCCGAGATGTCCGCGCGCAGAAAGGTCATTGCGAATCGCGCGAGTGACGCGGCCAATTTCCTCATGCGTGGGCGCGACAACCAAAACACGCCGCGACGGATCGACGGTCATCTCCCGGTAAAGATCAGCAACCGCCCGGCCACGCTCGCTACAGGGGACCTCGTGCACAGCGCCAAGCCGCTCCAGCTTCTCAAAGCCCTGTTCGGGAGCCTGGCGCTGGGTTTGAATGGCGTCTCTATATTGTGCGTGTGTCTGGCGCTGTACGCCGGTCAGAGAGACGCTCTTCATCTGCGACTCGCGCTCCAGAATGCGCAGGGCGTCTGACGCCTCGACGCTCTGTATCTGGCGTGTATCGCCCGAAAAAACGACGCGTGCCATATGTTGCTCGGCAAGCCGGAGTATGCCCTCCATCTGTCGCCCCGAGATCATTCCGGCCTCATCGACGACCAAGACCCTGCCCCGGAGCGCAGATTGGGCCGTTTCGTCCCCAACCAGGCGTGAGACCGTCATCGCATCGCGAAAGCCCACCTTTTGCAACTCCTCCACCGCACCGCGCGTGGGCGCAACCGCTGTGACTTCGCGGCCAGACTCACGCAGGCCGCGATCAATCTCCTTAAGTGTCGCGGTCTTGCCGGTTCCGGCAGCCCCGCGCAAATTGATGGCAAAATCGCGAGAATCCAGAACCTGCTGCACGGCGCGCCGTTGCTCATCACGCAGGTGCTCGGATGGTTGAAACTCATGTCTGCCGCCAAGCCGCGCGTATTGGTCGGTGCCATGGTTCACCATGGCAACCATGCGCTGTTCACGATCCAGACTCTCGTGTGTGGCCAGCCGGTCGCCGGCATGAATGACGGCTCCCTGGGATTTTTCGATTTCCAGCGCGCCGCGCAACTGGCTGAGATCGACCCGTCCACGACCGTATCGCAGAGCTTCGGCTAGCAGTTCGTGATCGTAGACGACAGAGCGGCGTTCGAAGAGATGGTCCTTTGCGTGTTGCAGCGAATCCGCCGCTGGCGAAAATTCATATGAACCGCTCCGGCTTTGCTCCAGGGATGCGCCTCGCAGGCGATCCAGGCTGTGAGATTCTTCCGGTGAGAGTCGTGCTCGTTGTTGTTGGCGAACTTGTTCCGTGGCAATCTCGGTGAGCTTGTCAGCGTGGGATTCCCGGACCAGCACGGCCACTTCGTTGTCTGTCGGCTTCCGGCCATGATGTTCTTTGAATTCTTCAATGGCTGCGTCGCGCTGTGCGCTTCGCTGACTGTAGCGTTCCAGAAGTTCATCTGCCACGCCACGAATTTCAAAGCCGAGATCCCGGCCACGGGAATCACGGCGTGGTTCAATCTCATAACCAAGATTCCGCACCTCGTTTGCCAGAGCGTTCCGGTAGACCTCTGTGAGGTATGCCCGCCGCTCGTACAGCCCCGACGCCTGCAAAGCCTTCCACCGGCCCTCTACGCCGTCGTAGGTAAGATTGGCGGCCACGGCGTGAGTATGCAGTTGTGGATCGAGTTCTCGGCTTGTATCGTGCCGATACGTCGCGATAATCCAATTGCCGGTTACGCGATTCTCATTCGCTCCGTTCGGTCGCACACGAGCGCCTGCATGGTTTTCCGCTTCCGCCAGGGCTTCGCCGACGGCTTTATCGTGGGCGGCGACCAGGCGCTCGTCACGGCCAACCACAGCTTGAACAGAAACCGACTTTGGCGCAGAGAATGTCAGATCGTAGAGAGACCGCGCCTTGCTCTGTTCGCTCCCGTCACCGTTTGTCCGGTCGGCGCTGTGGCGCGGGCGCAGGAACTCGCCGGTTTCGGGATGCAGCCCTTGCCGCACCGCCTCAAACTGTTCAGGTGCGACGTTGCCCCGCAGCCCAAGCAGCTCTGCGCCGCGGCCGTGCCACTCGCCCTGTACACGACGGTGTTCGTCGTAGTAGTCGCTGTGTTGCAGATGCCGCTGTGCATAGCCAGCGCCGCCGGTCATAGCCCGTATAGTCAGCACGAACCGACACTAACGCTGTTCGAATTTGTAATGCAACTTCCTTGTGTCCCGCCGTCTTGATTACCGTCCAATGCAGAAGCCTACAGGAGCATGGCCCTACGCCCAGTTTGCCGGTATTGCGGTCTTCACGGACAGAATCCGCAGGCGTCATTTCGGCTGAGTCCGGCCAAGATCGTTCTCGCTGCGCTCGTTTTGAAGGTAGACACCATCCCTAAGCCTCACGGCTTAGGAACGGTCGTGTCTGGTGCTCGGCTCGAATGAGACTCGAACAATCTAAGACCGTAATCGAGTCAATTCGGCAGCCATTCGAGGTGCGTACCACCCGGTGAGTTGAGGGACCGTTGCGGTTGGAGCTTTCGCTAAGAATTCGCTGCGTTTTATAATTGGTGACCAAGAACATCGGTTCCGGAATTTGCACGTTCTAAGCCCTTAACAGTTCGGCACTTACCTGTCAGAATGCGAAATCGTTCTGCGCGCGCTGGCGTAATCCCGGAAGGACTTGCTGACTGGGAAGGCGGGCTGGCGAATAAATGTTATGCCATGCCAGATGGAGCAAGTAACGTATGGCGACGACCCCAACTCGCGCGAATGAAGAATTGCGCCTTACCCTGTCGGAGGTTCGTAAAGACCTCCTTGACTTTGGCCTGCGCAATCCCCTCCTTAATTATAGGCTCTTGAAAACGCGAGGGCTCGAAGTTCCTGAAACGCCCCCAGCAGATGTTTTCCGCCTGCTCGTCACCGAGGGTGCAGAGCTTTCATTTCTTCCTATTGAAGCGACGCCGCGCATGGGGCTGCTTTATGAGCCCGAGGACAGCGAGCGAGATGATCGACGCGCACTTGTGCGAACGATGTCGGGTAAAAGAACACAGACGCAGCAGCAAATGGGCTTTGAACCCAATTCCAATGAGTTGCCAACAGGCCTTTCTGAAAAGGAATTAGAAAAACGACTCCTGGCTACTTATTACGCCGCCAAGAGTTCGATTGAAGAGCAAGGAGTCAACACCCTGTTCATCGCCCTTGGTATGCTCATCTGGCGAGACTCCAAAAATGCCGATGAGGTTCGCCGCGCACCACTATTGCTGATTCCAGTCGAGTTGGAGCGGCGAAGTGCGGGCGAAGGGTTCCATCTGAAATACTCTGGCGACGACGTGGCCCCGAATGTCTGTCTGCTGGAATACCTAAAACAGTCGTTTGGTCTTGTTCTGGATGGATTATCTGATTCGGAAGAGATCGACGTTGACTCCTATCTCTATTCCTTTGGTAAGGCTGTTTCCAAGCAAGATGGTTGGAGCGTCGATCCAGAGTCGGTAGTCCTGGGGTTCTTCTCATTCGCAAAGTTTTTGATGTATCGAGACCTTGACCCAGCTACGTGGAACGACGAATCAATGCTGCTCAACCACGACGTTTTGAATCGCCTCCTCGGGGCAAGTACCTTTACAGGGGACGCATCACCCCTCTCAGATGACGTATTCGTCGATGACCATATCCCTCCATCGAGTACCGCGCACGTCGTGGACGCCGACAGCACCCAGTCGCTCGCCATTTTCGACGTGCAGCGCGGACTAAATATGGTGATTCAAGGGCCACCCGGAACCGGAAAATCGCAAACAATTGTCAACCTGATCGCAGGTGCCTTGGCCTCTGGGCAAAGAGTGCTGTTCGTCGCTGAGAAAAAGGCTGCGCTTGAGGTTGTCAAGAGTCGGCTAGATCGCATCGGACTGGGAGCAGCGTGCCTTGAATTGCACAGCAACAAGATCAAGAAGAAGGAAGTTATCGGCGAGTTGAAGCAGACTGCATGGCTTCAAACCAGAGCCGCCCGGCGCGACGAATCGACTGTCGCTGCATTGGATGAAGCAATCACTCGGCTAAACGAATACTGCAATGCGGTCAATTCCCAAGTTGGCAAATCGGGTGAGACCATCCGTGATCTCTACGGTTTAGTCTTGCCTCTAAACAGGAAACTGAGTGGCATTGCACGCCCCGGGCTGGAGATTTCCAACTGCCTGAACTGGACATCTGCCGATGTTTATCGCCGCCAAGAACTCGTTGAGCAACTACAGGAGCGTGTCTCGCAGATTGGCGTACCAAGTCAACATCTATTCTGGGGGAGCCAGCTTCAGGTAGTGCTGCCATCCACCAAGGATAGTATTTGCCGTTCACTGAACGACGCCGAAGCCACAGCTGCAGCCCTTCACATCGCCGTGTGCAACGTGGCAACAATGCTTGGTCAAACACCCCCAGAGTCGCGTAGAGCGTTTGACGCTCTTTGTGCCACCGCGAGACAGGTTGCACTCGCCCCACCACTGGAAAGCATCGACACAGCGAATCCAGATTGGCTTAACCAAGAGTCGCAAATCGAGTCTGCGTTGTCAGCCCTCTCGGATGTCGTAGGCATCCGCTCTCACTGGCAAGGTCTTATTCGTGAGGAAGCATGGTCCACGGATGTATCGCAACTCCAAGCAGTGCTAAATGAACTGAGCCACAAGTGGTGGAGAATCTTTTCCTCTCGCTGGAAATTTTTGAAGCGCGAGGTCGCTGCGCTGATTACCAAGCCCATCGGTCAGTCGAATGCGCCTATGAACGAAATACTTGAAGCCATCAGTTCGGAAGCAAAGGGTACTGCTGTCCTGGCATCTTCAAGGCAACTTCTTTCAAGCCTCTACGGGGTTCATTGGAGAGATGAACAATCCGATGTGCCTCTCTTGAAGAGTCAATTCGCGTGGATCGTTGCTACAAAGCGCGGTGTAAAGGCAGGGCAATTCGACGAATGGTGCCTCAACGCAGCAGTTGCGTTTTCAGATAAGGCTGCACTTCTGGAACGTCTGTCGGAAATTGACACTCTCGTTCAAGCGTATTGGACGCGCTTGGAAGAAGTTTCCGATAAGTTGAAACTCGGCGACGCCAATTCTTGTCCACTTCGGGCAGCTCTTTCGACGAAGTGGGGCAAAGACGCTGCTACCTTCTTCAAGTCTGTTTCGGAAGCGGTGGGTGATCTCGATGGCATCGCAGCATATTTGCAAGATCGGGATCGGTGCAAAGATGACGGGTTAGAGAGTGTTGTGCAATTGGCAGACACTTGGAAGGATGCGGGGCGGTATCTATTCGACTTCTTCGAGTACACGCGGGCATCGAAACTTCTGGAGACAGCTTTCCAGAATAGCCCCGTTCTTTCATCTTTCGATGTGCT from Pseudacidobacterium ailaaui includes these protein-coding regions:
- a CDS encoding tetratricopeptide repeat protein, whose product is MNRFRSLICGLLLLAAPVLAAQQPATAASRPHAETEPAEHGRLLLVLPFENHSGRADLNWIGEAFPEIFNRRLGAAGFLPISRNDRLYALDRLGLPANFQPSRASTIRIAQTLDADYVIFGFFTTSGNSLNATAQVLDVTELKLGDAISIQMDMTRLLDLLNSLAWMTVRQLDPSYAVAQQTFLNADSDLPVAAFENYIRGLTEDSLNERIRHLREAMRLAPHFYPAMLALGKAYFSNQNFDLAATTLGNLPKDDPNALEADFYRGLAFFYTGRYLEAEDAFAFDTTRLPLPEVVNNQGVAAARRGRDGTSLFQQAAAADPKDADYHFNLAVSLRRRGDLAGAMKEADLAMKLRPQDADIASFANTLHTEQQNATNAAQTPELPLERIKRSYNEASFRQAAFEMEQMQNLRLAALPSQERSAALVKDGRQFLNRGLLLEAEREFQAAIQADPSSASAYAGLAEVRERTNDPDAARQEAQKSLQLQPNVEAHLILARMDEQAHQLATAANEISAALKIEPNNPNARVMKMALEQKGQQVP
- a CDS encoding ArnT family glycosyltransferase: MKKAALFFAIFAAVLAAHLPLLHLPYYWDEAGYYIPAAYDFFRTGALIPFSTLSNAHPPLPSIYLALWWKVFGFAPWVTRTAMCAMASLALLAVFQMGRNTTRKWHVAWATVLLTTIYPIWFVQSSLAHADLFAATATLWALLFYLEKQTWACVFCFSLAALCKETAVVTPLALAVWEMMLLAANPSRTKPPSQLSRQRQWLQGAALLLPILPLTCWYAWHWHRTGFIFGNPEYLRYNATATILPLRVLLAFFHRLLQLTAHMNLFVPVLLMLACMMLPPIDGRERIPTQAQNTFYIVILANLVLFSVLGGALLTRYLLPLYPLVLLLCVNTFYRRFQMWPALVALCAAGFLAGIFINPPYRFAPEDNLAYRDVILLHQAAIQQIVQHDPGAVVLTAWPVTDELRKPELGYVPYPIDTVAVDNFSFDQVKAAARLAPEYSVALVFSTKYDPPHPWLSLGRRNEALDTRYFDFHRDLPPSSIAHLLGGIITWHGEQHGEWAAVLRFDRPQEARLPLHPFQYNQP
- a CDS encoding tyrosine-type recombinase/integrase, translating into MVLVAQCLGLRVSEILGLQWGDFNFENRSVLVQRSVVGGRVDDVKTEYSRDDVPLDARLAEVLLQWRSASVFPRDEDWVFANPVTGRPYHQESLQKSQIKRAAKLAKLGEDIGWHTFRHTYRSWLDETGAPMKVQQELMRHASIQTTMNVYGRAMTETKRQANSQVVGLVFGPNSQNSATGEASATLQ
- a CDS encoding helix-turn-helix domain-containing protein; its protein translation is MFDSPHSPVSFEPLLNSDRAAAIIQVHPKTLQRYARNGIVHGVRVGKLWRFRASDLYRSGTRIEPLDDDQAQ
- a CDS encoding helix-turn-helix domain-containing protein — translated: MKKQNATKRNLFAELMEGVEAMKAQREGKVTLRSHAVPVPNVEQSPGAEFFVAAREQFNVSRAVWANMLRVSPRTVEKWEQGGQVSPLAATFVELVTRFPDTIERLQTLPRRVARTSRGRRRTGAVRSSATRARSSRRAGNGSSSLKRSATVG
- the mobF gene encoding MobF family relaxase — protein: MLTIRAMTGGAGYAQRHLQHSDYYDEHRRVQGEWHGRGAELLGLRGNVAPEQFEAVRQGLHPETGEFLRPRHSADRTNGDGSEQSKARSLYDLTFSAPKSVSVQAVVGRDERLVAAHDKAVGEALAEAENHAGARVRPNGANENRVTGNWIIATYRHDTSRELDPQLHTHAVAANLTYDGVEGRWKALQASGLYERRAYLTEVYRNALANEVRNLGYEIEPRRDSRGRDLGFEIRGVADELLERYSQRSAQRDAAIEEFKEHHGRKPTDNEVAVLVRESHADKLTEIATEQVRQQQRARLSPEESHSLDRLRGASLEQSRSGSYEFSPAADSLQHAKDHLFERRSVVYDHELLAEALRYGRGRVDLSQLRGALEIEKSQGAVIHAGDRLATHESLDREQRMVAMVNHGTDQYARLGGRHEFQPSEHLRDEQRRAVQQVLDSRDFAINLRGAAGTGKTATLKEIDRGLRESGREVTAVAPTRGAVEELQKVGFRDAMTVSRLVGDETAQSALRGRVLVVDEAGMISGRQMEGILRLAEQHMARVVFSGDTRQIQSVEASDALRILERESQMKSVSLTGVQRQTHAQYRDAIQTQRQAPEQGFEKLERLGAVHEVPCSERGRAVADLYREMTVDPSRRVLVVAPTHEEIGRVTRAIRNDLSARGHLGQSVTMDRYVPLQWTEAQKRDLANYREGQVLVVHRAARGMEKHESLTVSRVDSGTVIARNAHGEERSFTPAQTRSFSVYQRQSIDVAPGDRLMLTANRRDADFRATNGELVTVRGIERGRIQLEDGRTLPTNYHLFDHGYAITAHRSQGKTVDGVILSADAMKQELFYVGASRGRSEIAIVTSDREQLRESLGISSARPSATELAREQAYLPQPERSIQQAPAHQIEPHVPRHEINIGHDIGLGL